From the genome of Scytonema hofmannii PCC 7110, one region includes:
- a CDS encoding sulfatase-like hydrolase/transferase: MHKDLPEAISRRKFLGTAIASTALTMGASSLLSSVSAKQRRPNVVFILTDDLGWGDLSVYGQTNYQTPNLDQLAKEGTRFINAYAAQTVCTPTRVGFFTGRYPARLSVGLQEPLAGGETIGLPPEHPTIASLLRANGYETALVGKWHTGFLPNYGPLKSGFDEFFGNYSGAIDYFTHKTGSGVLDFYEGEVLVDRPGYTTDLYTERAVNFIKRPRTRPFYLSLHYTAPHWPWEGPEDEELSKTFYNSNNFTAGGSPETYAAIMKSLDDGIGKVLTALAESGQADNTIVIFVSDNGGEQYSNFGPFQGRKGSLYEGGLRVPAIIRWPGVVPSNQVNTQVTITMDLTATILAATGTEPDPNYPLDGRNLLPVILGKKAVYPRSLYWRYKANRPGSSQPLQAAVRSGDWKYLKQGEKEYLFNLATDEGEQSDLKDDYPKVLEQLRSKFQEWDAQVLPYPA, from the coding sequence ATGCACAAAGATCTACCAGAAGCAATTAGTCGGCGCAAATTTTTAGGCACTGCAATTGCCAGTACAGCCCTCACGATGGGAGCGAGCAGCCTTCTTTCTTCTGTTTCTGCCAAACAACGGCGTCCAAATGTAGTATTTATTTTAACGGATGACTTAGGCTGGGGCGATCTGAGCGTTTACGGACAGACTAACTATCAAACGCCAAATTTAGACCAATTGGCGAAAGAAGGTACAAGGTTTATTAATGCTTATGCAGCGCAAACCGTTTGTACGCCAACGCGTGTAGGCTTTTTTACAGGTCGTTATCCAGCCCGATTGTCGGTTGGGCTTCAAGAACCTTTGGCTGGAGGAGAAACTATTGGATTACCCCCAGAACACCCTACAATAGCTTCCCTTTTAAGGGCTAATGGTTATGAGACAGCATTAGTCGGTAAGTGGCATACTGGTTTTTTACCCAATTATGGTCCTTTGAAAAGTGGCTTTGACGAGTTCTTTGGTAACTATAGTGGAGCCATCGACTACTTCACCCATAAAACTGGCAGTGGAGTGCTTGATTTTTATGAAGGTGAAGTGCTTGTAGATCGACCAGGCTATACGACAGATTTATATACCGAACGTGCTGTTAACTTCATCAAAAGACCTCGAACTCGTCCTTTTTATCTCAGCCTTCATTACACTGCACCACACTGGCCTTGGGAAGGACCGGAAGATGAAGAGTTAAGTAAAACTTTTTACAATTCCAATAACTTCACTGCTGGAGGGTCACCAGAAACCTATGCTGCAATCATGAAAAGCCTTGATGATGGAATTGGTAAAGTCTTAACAGCTTTAGCAGAGTCTGGGCAGGCTGACAATACGATAGTTATTTTCGTGAGTGATAATGGAGGAGAACAGTACTCTAATTTTGGCCCCTTCCAAGGCAGAAAAGGTAGTTTGTACGAAGGCGGTTTGCGAGTTCCCGCTATTATTCGCTGGCCTGGAGTTGTCCCATCTAATCAAGTGAATACTCAAGTTACCATCACGATGGATTTGACTGCAACAATTCTGGCAGCAACTGGCACTGAACCCGATCCAAACTATCCTCTTGATGGGCGAAATTTGCTACCTGTCATTTTAGGTAAAAAAGCTGTTTATCCGCGATCGCTATACTGGCGCTACAAAGCCAATCGCCCTGGTTCTTCACAACCACTTCAAGCAGCAGTCCGTAGTGGAGATTGGAAGTACTTAAAGCAAGGAGAAAAAGAATACCTGTTTAATCTTGCCACTGACGAAGGCGAACAGTCAGACCTCAAAGATGATTACCCTAAAGTGTTAGAACAACTTCGGAGTAAATTTCAAGAGTGGGATGCACAAGTGTTGCCTTATCCAGCTTGA
- a CDS encoding hybrid sensor histidine kinase/response regulator has protein sequence MTFHEQSYQYFLQEAQELLQEIEQELFGLRESYDINKVYNLMRATHTLKGAAASISLETIATVAHSLEDIFRAICKPNLLIEPEVEALLFESYECLYLSLNAEFTGRSLNEAEILDQIAAIFAQLQEQMGDSFRLEADLPNSEELGFDLTKSIFEIGVTQRLDELAAVIASVNSEEISSLLRTQAEVFFGLGESLNLPGFQAISKAVLTALENYPSQAVTIARIALVNFQEARTSVLNGDRTQGGQPSRALQQLGALRTYATETILDSCNKPAPNFLKSEQATPVSHSPPPFSSTVRVNVEHLEQLNYFIGELLTNQNRQSLQNEQLWNAIRVLFSRLEKHQQQLNELQDCLIGDWGLERWKDGEMGRWGDGEMGRTLPPHPLTPQSKIQNPKSKIQSLLEDTVQLIEASEEVEMYARQSQETLEKQRRLLTDTRDSLMEARMLPLGNLFERFPRILQKLEIVHKKQITLEFQGSDTLVDKAVVERLYDPLLHLVRNAFDHGIETPSTRQKWGKPEKGVIEIRAYHQGRYLIVEVQDDGQGLDFEKIRTKAVKERLVSPQYASQLTHEQLIDLLFEPGFSTASTVNDLSGRGMGLDVVRTHLRAIQGTVSVYSEPHQGTMFRLQIPLSLTIDKLLVCQAGEKIYGLFANAIEEIVIPTVEQVRCWDSGKALRWCKGNTETLIPIYQLATALNYSSSVTQFPVSRLKRSFIEKGHKIMPLILLRCQDRLLGLEVDQLFGDLELAIRPLGSAIAPPPYVYGGSILADGQLTLVLDGTALINHLSEQQTHESANNFTSSVPLIPNLKHQQLPIQTRAALAAAPNFEEKPCKTILLVDDSITVRQTLALTLQKAGYQVIQAKDGYEAIEQIRYHADIQLIFCDIEMPRMNGFEFLKNRQQDPSLSDIPVVMLTSRSSDKHRMLAFKLGANAYITKPYLEHMLLTTVTDVLEKKN, from the coding sequence ATGACATTTCACGAGCAAAGTTATCAATATTTTCTCCAAGAAGCTCAAGAACTGCTGCAAGAAATAGAACAAGAATTGTTCGGTCTTCGAGAGAGCTATGATATTAACAAAGTCTATAATTTGATGCGAGCAACTCATACTTTAAAAGGTGCAGCAGCTAGCATCAGTTTAGAAACGATCGCAACTGTAGCTCACTCTTTAGAAGATATTTTTAGAGCTATCTGTAAACCTAATTTATTGATTGAGCCAGAAGTTGAAGCTTTACTTTTTGAGAGTTATGAATGTCTTTATCTCTCCTTAAATGCTGAATTCACGGGCAGATCTCTTAATGAGGCTGAGATTCTTGACCAAATAGCTGCGATTTTTGCACAATTGCAAGAACAGATGGGAGACTCTTTTAGATTAGAAGCCGATCTTCCTAACTCAGAAGAACTAGGTTTCGATTTAACAAAATCTATATTTGAAATAGGTGTAACCCAACGGTTAGATGAACTAGCAGCAGTTATAGCTAGTGTTAACTCCGAAGAAATTTCTTCTCTATTAAGAACTCAGGCTGAAGTTTTCTTCGGTTTGGGTGAATCATTAAATTTACCAGGATTTCAAGCTATTTCCAAAGCAGTACTCACTGCTTTAGAAAACTATCCAAGTCAAGCGGTGACCATTGCTCGTATTGCTCTAGTCAACTTTCAAGAAGCTAGAACATCAGTATTAAATGGCGATCGCACCCAAGGCGGTCAACCCTCGCGGGCTTTACAGCAACTTGGCGCACTACGCACTTATGCAACAGAAACAATCCTCGACTCATGCAATAAACCAGCCCCAAATTTCCTAAAATCAGAACAAGCCACTCCAGTTTCCCATTCTCCCCCTCCCTTTTCTAGCACTGTCAGAGTCAATGTTGAGCATTTAGAACAACTTAATTATTTCATTGGAGAACTACTTACCAACCAAAATCGTCAGTCTTTACAAAACGAACAACTATGGAACGCGATTCGAGTTCTTTTTTCTCGGTTAGAAAAACATCAACAGCAACTTAATGAATTACAAGATTGCTTAATTGGGGACTGGGGACTGGAGAGATGGAAAGATGGGGAGATGGGGAGATGGGGAGATGGGGAGATGGGGAGGACTCTACCACCTCACCCCCTTACCCCCCAATCCAAAATCCAAAATCCAAAATCCAAAATTCAATCACTTCTTGAAGACACCGTACAATTGATAGAAGCCTCCGAAGAAGTAGAAATGTATGCTCGCCAGTCTCAAGAGACCCTTGAAAAACAGCGTCGATTGCTAACCGATACTCGCGATTCTCTCATGGAAGCCCGGATGCTACCTTTAGGAAATCTTTTTGAGCGGTTTCCTCGTATCCTGCAAAAATTAGAAATTGTACATAAAAAACAGATTACACTAGAGTTTCAAGGGAGCGATACTCTGGTAGATAAAGCAGTTGTTGAGCGGCTATACGATCCCCTATTGCACTTAGTTCGCAATGCCTTTGACCACGGAATTGAAACTCCTTCTACCCGACAAAAATGGGGTAAGCCAGAAAAAGGTGTCATTGAAATTCGCGCTTACCATCAGGGTAGATATTTGATAGTTGAAGTTCAGGATGATGGCCAAGGATTGGATTTTGAAAAGATTCGCACTAAGGCAGTAAAAGAGCGATTAGTTTCACCTCAATATGCCAGTCAATTAACTCATGAGCAACTTATTGATTTATTATTTGAACCAGGGTTTTCTACAGCTTCTACTGTGAATGACCTCTCCGGACGGGGTATGGGTCTTGATGTGGTTCGCACTCATTTACGAGCAATTCAAGGTACAGTTTCAGTCTATTCTGAACCACATCAAGGGACAATGTTTAGACTTCAAATTCCTCTGAGCTTGACCATTGATAAATTATTAGTGTGTCAAGCAGGTGAGAAAATTTATGGTTTATTTGCTAATGCGATCGAGGAAATTGTCATTCCTACAGTTGAGCAAGTTAGATGCTGGGATAGTGGCAAAGCCCTTCGATGGTGTAAAGGGAATACGGAAACTCTCATCCCTATTTACCAACTCGCCACAGCCTTAAATTATTCCTCATCGGTTACTCAATTCCCAGTCTCTAGGCTGAAACGTTCTTTTATTGAAAAGGGGCATAAAATCATGCCTCTCATTCTCCTTCGCTGTCAGGATCGACTTTTAGGTTTAGAAGTCGATCAACTTTTTGGAGACCTTGAATTGGCGATCCGTCCTTTAGGAAGTGCGATCGCACCACCTCCTTATGTTTATGGAGGTAGCATTCTCGCTGATGGTCAGCTTACGCTTGTCCTAGATGGAACTGCATTAATCAATCATTTGTCCGAACAGCAAACTCATGAGAGTGCCAACAACTTTACAAGTTCAGTCCCTCTCATTCCAAACTTGAAGCATCAGCAATTACCAATTCAAACGCGTGCTGCTTTAGCAGCAGCACCAAATTTTGAGGAAAAACCATGTAAAACAATTCTACTTGTAGATGATTCCATCACTGTACGCCAAACTCTAGCGTTAACTTTACAAAAAGCCGGTTATCAAGTCATTCAAGCAAAAGATGGTTATGAAGCTATTGAACAAATTCGTTACCATGCCGATATCCAGTTAATTTTCTGCGATATCGAAATGCCTCGAATGAATGGATTTGAGTTTCTAAAAAACCGTCAACAAGACCCTAGTTTATCAGATATTCCAGTTGTTATGTTGACTTCTCGAAGTAGTGATAAACATCGGATGCTTGCTTTTAAATTAGGAGCAAATGCTTATATTACTAAGCCTTATTTAGAACATATGCTGTTAACAACAGTCACAGATGTATTAGAGAAGAAAAATTAA
- a CDS encoding chemotaxis protein CheW, with protein MNNETNTEKFIVFKVADCFLALSVNDVLKVINCSDINSKRLTKMGLVQIGERTIRLLDLQQQLSLDNLPQLSDNESFLVITRDAEGELCGVLVHEPPDLVELPPETIRPLPKSDIYSKATPDLVSHVAVLSYQETIKTIFLLNLKRTITIPNTEF; from the coding sequence GTGAATAACGAAACAAATACAGAAAAATTTATTGTTTTTAAAGTAGCAGATTGTTTTTTAGCACTGTCTGTTAATGATGTGCTAAAGGTAATCAATTGTTCGGATATCAACAGTAAAAGACTGACAAAAATGGGGTTAGTTCAAATAGGCGAGCGCACGATTAGACTTTTGGATTTACAGCAACAGTTGAGTTTAGATAACTTACCTCAGTTGTCGGATAACGAATCATTTCTAGTGATTACACGCGATGCAGAAGGAGAATTGTGTGGGGTACTAGTTCATGAACCACCCGATTTAGTCGAGTTACCACCCGAAACAATACGTCCGCTTCCAAAATCCGACATTTACAGCAAAGCAACCCCTGACTTAGTCAGTCATGTAGCTGTTTTATCTTACCAAGAAACGATCAAAACTATTTTTCTGCTAAATTTAAAGCGTACCATAACAATTCCCAATACTGAATTTTAA
- a CDS encoding DUF11 domain-containing protein, protein MEFEPQTNADGRRRTQRLFYFICVCLRASAVIKKKHWLGWFAIAVPTTCILCNPTPALAQAKNLINQATYTYTDSNTNSQFQGISSQIDIKPIQLIDPQGRILGCSGQPLSDYNGFSVGLYESNPNDPTGTELGRLVSLTPTEFPDLPNNGVARGVQPNTTNNNPFVLTNSSEGQYNFLLDPSKGQVTPGKTYILVINPPQNSIYSQRRIKISILESSGQNNVVRYLATSLDGQPISITEETSYQGTVVLIPNAELVGLNLFAFEFDVGMCQTQQVQIIKTGDRATAEPGDTVIYRLSVKNKSDIELNNLVITDTLPLGFSFVSKSVRGEFDAQAVTVTVEGQGATVRLQTSVPIPPGKVLNIAYGAQLSPDSVRGSGRNSAIVNAQRADNNFAVKDGPATHQLKVRPGIVSDCGTIIGRVFVDKNFDGEQQTGEPGVPNAVIFLEDGNRITTDVNGLFSVANVLPGNHTGVLDLSSLSGYTLAPNLYFRERNSQSRLVRLEPGGMVRMNFAVTPAFHEEVKK, encoded by the coding sequence ATGGAATTTGAACCGCAGACGAACGCGGATGGACGCAGACGAACGCAGAGACTTTTCTATTTTATCTGCGTCTGTCTGCGTGCATCTGCGGTTATAAAGAAGAAACACTGGTTGGGATGGTTCGCGATCGCAGTTCCTACTACCTGTATATTATGCAACCCGACACCTGCACTCGCCCAAGCGAAGAACCTGATTAACCAAGCGACATATACTTATACAGATTCTAATACCAACTCTCAATTTCAAGGTATTTCCAGTCAAATTGATATTAAACCTATCCAATTAATTGACCCCCAAGGGCGAATTTTAGGCTGTAGCGGACAACCACTCTCTGATTACAACGGTTTTTCTGTTGGTTTGTATGAGAGTAATCCCAACGATCCAACGGGAACAGAGTTGGGAAGATTGGTTTCTCTGACTCCTACAGAGTTCCCCGATCTTCCCAATAATGGTGTGGCTAGAGGGGTACAACCAAATACCACTAACAACAATCCTTTTGTACTCACCAATTCTTCTGAGGGACAATATAACTTTTTACTCGATCCTAGCAAGGGTCAAGTGACTCCAGGGAAAACCTATATTTTGGTGATCAATCCCCCACAAAATTCTATCTACTCCCAACGGCGAATCAAAATTTCCATTCTTGAAAGTTCTGGTCAAAATAATGTTGTTCGCTATCTTGCGACTTCCTTGGACGGTCAGCCTATTAGCATCACGGAAGAAACCAGTTATCAAGGTACTGTGGTTTTGATTCCCAACGCTGAACTTGTGGGACTCAATTTATTTGCTTTTGAGTTTGATGTGGGGATGTGTCAAACGCAACAGGTACAAATTATTAAAACAGGCGATCGCGCAACAGCAGAACCAGGTGATACAGTCATTTACCGCTTGTCTGTCAAGAATAAGAGCGATATTGAACTCAATAATTTGGTAATTACCGATACCTTACCGCTTGGATTTAGCTTTGTGTCTAAGTCCGTGCGAGGGGAGTTTGACGCTCAAGCAGTGACGGTAACGGTGGAAGGACAAGGTGCAACAGTTAGGTTGCAAACTTCAGTACCTATCCCTCCCGGTAAAGTGCTTAATATTGCCTACGGTGCTCAACTTTCACCCGATTCTGTACGCGGTTCGGGTCGAAATTCGGCGATCGTTAACGCTCAACGAGCTGATAACAATTTTGCGGTTAAAGACGGTCCTGCAACTCATCAATTAAAAGTTCGACCTGGAATTGTATCTGACTGCGGTACTATTATTGGTCGCGTTTTTGTTGATAAGAACTTTGACGGCGAACAGCAAACAGGAGAACCAGGAGTTCCTAATGCGGTTATCTTCCTAGAAGATGGCAACCGTATAACTACGGATGTTAATGGTTTATTTTCTGTTGCTAATGTCTTACCAGGAAATCACACTGGAGTTCTAGACCTTAGTAGCCTTTCTGGTTACACGTTAGCCCCCAATCTTTACTTCCGCGAACGTAACAGCCAATCTCGCTTGGTGCGCTTAGAACCAGGTGGAATGGTACGAATGAATTTCGCAGTCACTCCAGCCTTCCATGAGGAGGTCAAAAAATGA
- a CDS encoding DUF11 domain-containing protein has product MKRFVLVGAIAFLATVPVLNQAIAQNTQTKGQVQLRLDAEKRVVQRVQGQQTSSWQPLQGKALVEPGTILRYTVTADNNSNGNIKNLAINQPVPLGTVYILNSATTNVSNGAKITYSIDGGLSYVETPSVKVALANGKVETKPAPVTMYTHIRWKFGSSIPAKGSVKGIYLVKVR; this is encoded by the coding sequence ATGAAGCGTTTTGTACTAGTAGGAGCGATCGCATTCTTAGCGACTGTTCCTGTTCTGAATCAAGCCATTGCTCAAAACACGCAAACAAAGGGACAAGTGCAGTTGCGATTGGATGCTGAAAAGAGAGTTGTCCAGCGAGTACAGGGTCAGCAAACCTCAAGTTGGCAACCATTGCAAGGGAAGGCTTTGGTAGAACCAGGAACTATCTTGCGTTACACGGTGACGGCTGACAACAATAGCAATGGGAATATCAAAAATCTCGCTATCAATCAACCCGTCCCTTTGGGAACAGTGTATATACTGAATTCTGCTACAACCAATGTCAGCAATGGAGCAAAAATTACTTACAGCATTGATGGGGGACTCAGTTATGTAGAAACCCCAAGTGTCAAAGTTGCTCTTGCTAACGGCAAAGTTGAAACAAAACCCGCGCCAGTGACAATGTATACCCACATTCGCTGGAAGTTTGGGTCTTCGATTCCCGCCAAGGGAAGTGTGAAAGGAATTTATCTAGTCAAGGTGCGGTGA
- a CDS encoding RNA recognition motif domain-containing protein produces the protein MSVYIGNLSNEVEDEQLKQVLSRYGSVKRILVSTKHRTGEKRGFAVVEMATDAQESAAIEALRGTEWMGHSLKVSKPKTV, from the coding sequence GTGTCAGTTTATATAGGTAATTTATCTAACGAGGTTGAAGACGAGCAACTTAAGCAGGTTCTTTCAAGGTATGGATCTGTTAAGAGAATTTTAGTGTCTACAAAGCACAGAACTGGCGAAAAAAGGGGATTTGCTGTTGTAGAAATGGCAACGGATGCTCAGGAATCGGCAGCGATTGAGGCGTTGAGAGGAACTGAATGGATGGGGCATAGCCTCAAAGTTAGTAAACCTAAAACTGTCTAA
- a CDS encoding formylglycine-generating enzyme family protein has protein sequence MQERLCQQNSSRKSGKQITPKPTHKGRDRDMVWIPGGTFMMGCDRHYPEESPAHLVRVGGFWMDRYAVTNKQFQHFVKATGYRTVAECQPKLEDYPGAIPELLVAGSAVFQQPKQPVNLQNCSWWVYVPGANWRHPRGASSSIKGKENYPVVHIAYEDAEAYATWAGKSLPTEAEWEFAARGGLDSAVYAWGNEFSPQGKRMANTWEGEFPWQNLKPNSPGAEPVGLYPPNDYGLYDMVGNVWEWTTDWYQGHHPENKTKPCCIPINPRGATQEESYDPTVPQAQIPRKVLKGGSFLCAPNYCQRYRPAARHPETVDTSTCHIGFRCIVRVS, from the coding sequence ATGCAAGAAAGATTATGCCAACAAAATTCAAGTCGTAAATCAGGCAAGCAAATAACTCCCAAGCCTACTCACAAAGGGCGCGATCGCGATATGGTTTGGATACCGGGTGGGACTTTTATGATGGGGTGCGATCGCCACTACCCAGAAGAAAGTCCAGCCCATCTTGTTCGTGTTGGTGGTTTCTGGATGGATCGCTATGCAGTCACCAATAAACAGTTCCAACATTTTGTGAAAGCAACTGGCTATAGAACTGTTGCGGAATGTCAACCAAAACTAGAAGATTATCCTGGCGCTATACCAGAACTGCTTGTAGCAGGCTCGGCTGTATTTCAGCAGCCAAAACAACCAGTCAATTTACAAAATTGTAGCTGGTGGGTTTATGTGCCTGGTGCTAACTGGCGACATCCAAGAGGAGCGAGCAGTTCTATTAAAGGGAAAGAAAACTATCCCGTAGTGCATATTGCCTATGAAGACGCTGAGGCGTATGCAACTTGGGCTGGCAAATCACTCCCAACTGAGGCAGAGTGGGAATTTGCTGCTCGCGGTGGATTAGATAGTGCTGTCTATGCGTGGGGCAATGAATTTTCCCCTCAGGGCAAGCGGATGGCAAATACTTGGGAAGGAGAGTTTCCCTGGCAAAACCTAAAACCAAATTCTCCTGGAGCAGAACCAGTTGGTTTATATCCTCCCAATGACTATGGTTTATATGATATGGTAGGCAACGTTTGGGAATGGACAACCGATTGGTATCAAGGCCATCACCCAGAAAACAAAACAAAACCTTGTTGTATTCCTATCAACCCTAGAGGTGCAACACAAGAAGAGAGTTACGATCCCACTGTACCGCAAGCTCAAATACCCAGAAAAGTCCTGAAAGGCGGTTCTTTTCTTTGTGCGCCCAACTACTGCCAGCGTTATCGACCAGCAGCACGGCATCCAGAAACAGTTGATACCTCAACTTGTCACATCGGATTTCGTTGTATAGTACGCGTGAGTTGA
- a CDS encoding DUF3134 domain-containing protein gives MLNSPLREEPRNKRAPVIRTTNEFVILEWLKSSGRLIERTPQESEYLNEVEEISEIIDLDDIPYDPEDDEVAVDLED, from the coding sequence ATGCTTAACAGCCCTTTACGTGAAGAACCTCGTAACAAGCGAGCTCCTGTCATTCGTACAACTAATGAGTTTGTGATTCTCGAATGGCTAAAATCTAGTGGTCGCCTTATAGAGCGCACCCCTCAAGAATCTGAGTATTTGAATGAAGTAGAAGAAATTTCAGAGATAATAGACCTTGATGATATTCCCTACGATCCTGAGGATGACGAAGTTGCGGTTGATTTAGAGGACTAG